One Chitinophagaceae bacterium C216 genomic window carries:
- the btuD_2 gene encoding Vitamin B12 import ATP-binding protein BtuD — protein sequence MRILLHYLKPYRWLVVLALFLAAINQVFSLFSPMIGGKLLDLFATHPHYFDKGQTIPRTETQYIFGGNGYHGVLFYLLLLIGTAMVSRIAKAFQDYSVNVIIQKFGATIFTDGLKHSMRLPYQDFEDQRSGETLSILTKVRLDTEKFISNFINVFFIIIVSVVFVSIYAFQLHWSIMPVYAVGILLIAVVTSLLSKKIKFIQRNITQQTTALAGATTESLRNIEIVKSLGLTDQEISRLNNNTFKILGLELRKVKSVRALSFIQGTMVNFLQQVITFTLLWLIFKGSISPGQYLSLTFYGFFLFGPMQEIGNIILSYREAEASLQNFHTLMQKEAEPKPLTPKHIGKIHKLEFSEVSFQHQTAQFKALNNISFEVKKGETVAFVGPSGSGKSTLVKLLVGLYRPKEGKIFYNNIDGNEMNFDELRSQIGFVTQDTQLFAGTIKENLLFVNPTATDKQLFDALQKASATSILQRAENGIETVIGEGGLKLSGGEKQRIAIARALLRDPHMLIFDEATSALDSITEEEITQTIREVSSKGNQITVLIAHRLSTIMHADRIYVLERGEIAETGNHTELLEKKGLYYAMWRQQIGERRKPVLTTA from the coding sequence ATGCGCATTCTTCTACACTATCTCAAACCTTATCGATGGCTGGTGGTATTAGCTTTGTTTCTGGCAGCCATTAATCAGGTCTTCTCCCTATTTTCTCCTATGATTGGTGGTAAGCTACTAGATTTGTTTGCCACACATCCACATTATTTCGACAAAGGGCAAACCATCCCTCGTACCGAAACGCAATATATTTTTGGTGGCAATGGCTACCATGGCGTATTGTTTTATCTTTTATTGCTCATTGGTACCGCCATGGTAAGTCGTATCGCAAAAGCATTTCAGGATTATTCCGTAAACGTCATCATACAAAAGTTCGGTGCTACTATTTTTACGGATGGTTTAAAACATTCCATGCGTTTGCCTTACCAAGACTTTGAAGACCAGCGCAGTGGTGAAACATTATCCATTCTTACTAAAGTGCGACTGGATACAGAAAAGTTCATTAGTAATTTCATCAACGTATTTTTCATCATTATTGTAAGTGTTGTATTCGTTTCCATCTATGCGTTTCAGTTGCACTGGAGCATCATGCCCGTGTATGCGGTGGGCATTTTACTGATAGCTGTTGTAACCAGTTTGCTTAGTAAAAAAATCAAATTCATTCAAAGAAATATTACGCAACAAACCACTGCGCTGGCGGGTGCCACCACAGAAAGTCTGCGTAATATCGAAATCGTCAAAAGCTTAGGGCTGACCGATCAGGAAATTTCAAGACTAAATAATAACACCTTCAAAATACTGGGATTAGAACTTCGAAAAGTAAAAAGTGTACGTGCGCTTAGTTTTATCCAGGGCACTATGGTTAATTTTCTGCAACAGGTCATTACATTTACCTTGCTGTGGCTGATATTTAAAGGCTCTATTAGCCCCGGACAATACTTATCACTTACATTCTACGGGTTCTTCCTTTTTGGACCAATGCAGGAAATTGGCAATATCATTCTTTCCTATAGGGAAGCCGAAGCCTCCCTGCAAAACTTTCATACTCTCATGCAGAAAGAAGCCGAACCCAAACCACTTACCCCTAAACATATCGGCAAAATACACAAACTGGAGTTTAGCGAAGTTTCTTTCCAACATCAGACGGCACAATTTAAGGCTCTTAATAATATTTCCTTTGAAGTGAAAAAAGGCGAAACCGTCGCCTTCGTGGGTCCAAGCGGTAGTGGTAAAAGTACGCTTGTAAAGCTCCTCGTAGGACTTTATCGCCCTAAAGAAGGGAAAATATTTTACAACAATATTGACGGCAACGAGATGAACTTTGATGAATTGCGTAGTCAAATAGGCTTCGTGACGCAAGACACACAACTGTTTGCCGGAACCATTAAAGAAAATCTGCTTTTTGTAAATCCCACCGCTACAGACAAGCAGTTATTCGATGCTTTACAAAAAGCCAGTGCGACATCTATTTTACAAAGAGCAGAAAACGGTATTGAAACAGTTATAGGCGAAGGGGGATTGAAGCTCAGTGGAGGCGAAAAACAACGCATTGCCATTGCCCGAGCGCTGCTACGCGATCCGCATATGCTCATATTCGATGAAGCTACATCGGCACTGGACTCCATCACTGAAGAAGAAATTACACAAACCATCCGCGAAGTATCCTCAAAAGGCAATCAGATAACAGTATTGATTGCACATCGGCTTTCCACCATTATGCATGCCGACCGCATTTATGTACTGGAACGTGGAGAAATAGCAGAGACCGGTAATCACACTGAACTTCTGGAGAAAAAAGGGCTCTATTATGCTATGTGGCGTCAGCAAATAGGCGAAAGAAGAAAGCCGGTACTTACTACAGCTTAG
- the lnt gene encoding Apolipoprotein N-acyltransferase: MQVTQKNLLLSVLGALLLWAAWPISPFTFLLFIAWVPLLTITDSCSSIKKYFGLTYLHMILWNVLTTWWVSNASLEGALSAFFANSLIMCIPWLLYYLTKKWINGALGTLSIIPYWLAFEYIHHNWDLSWPWLTLGNAFATHPQWIQWYEYTGTSGGSLWVLISNVLVYHIIKLYQSEGRTTKYFKYAIIWIALLFIPILFSFFIKNKLTLQHNKYNVVVVQPNIDPYQKFDISTQHDQLKKLITLSEKAIDNNTALIVWPETAIPFQTDERQIRESAFLEPLWEFLKKYPSINLLTGLEGVQTFNTKVSRYTRATFDNQIYYEMYNSAVLLNSQNIQIYHKSKLVPGVEVLPSFLSFMAPLFEKFGGTAGGYARDSATHVFSTLHHLFQITPAICYESIYGDYLAEFNRKNANLICVITNDGWWGDTPGYKQHMNYARLRAIESRKWIARSANTGISCFIDPFGNIIQQLNWDTEGTLKQTVAAYTTETFYTKYGDILSQIASFAAAALLLYTIIWKFKKRN, from the coding sequence ATGCAAGTAACGCAAAAAAATTTATTGCTTTCTGTTTTGGGGGCCTTGTTGCTTTGGGCTGCATGGCCGATTTCACCCTTCACCTTTTTGTTGTTTATTGCTTGGGTACCCTTATTAACAATAACCGATTCCTGCTCAAGTATTAAAAAATACTTCGGCCTTACTTATCTGCACATGATTTTATGGAATGTGCTGACCACATGGTGGGTGTCCAATGCCAGTTTGGAAGGAGCACTGAGCGCCTTTTTTGCCAACAGCTTGATCATGTGCATACCTTGGCTCCTTTATTACCTCACCAAAAAATGGATCAATGGAGCCTTAGGCACTCTATCCATCATTCCCTACTGGCTTGCCTTCGAATACATTCATCATAACTGGGATTTAAGCTGGCCCTGGCTCACATTGGGTAACGCCTTTGCAACCCATCCGCAATGGATACAATGGTATGAATATACTGGCACATCAGGTGGGAGCTTGTGGGTATTGATAAGTAATGTATTGGTATATCATATCATTAAATTATACCAATCCGAAGGGAGAACCACTAAATACTTTAAATATGCAATCATTTGGATTGCCCTTTTATTTATCCCAATTCTATTTTCCTTCTTCATAAAAAACAAGTTGACCTTACAACACAACAAGTACAACGTCGTAGTAGTACAACCCAATATTGACCCTTATCAGAAGTTTGACATCAGTACCCAGCATGATCAACTAAAAAAACTGATTACCCTTTCTGAAAAAGCCATAGACAACAACACCGCACTCATCGTATGGCCCGAAACAGCTATCCCTTTTCAAACCGATGAACGTCAGATACGTGAAAGTGCTTTCTTGGAGCCGCTCTGGGAATTTCTCAAAAAATATCCAAGCATCAACCTCTTAACCGGATTAGAAGGAGTACAAACTTTCAATACAAAAGTAAGTAGGTACACACGCGCTACATTCGACAATCAAATATATTATGAGATGTACAACAGCGCTGTATTATTGAACAGCCAGAACATTCAGATATACCACAAGTCAAAGCTGGTGCCGGGTGTGGAAGTACTCCCCTCGTTTTTAAGCTTCATGGCACCGCTATTTGAGAAATTCGGCGGAACTGCAGGCGGGTATGCGCGCGATAGCGCTACTCATGTTTTTAGTACCCTTCATCATTTATTTCAAATTACTCCAGCTATTTGTTATGAGAGCATTTATGGAGATTATCTAGCCGAATTCAACCGCAAAAATGCCAATCTAATTTGTGTGATTACAAATGACGGTTGGTGGGGGGATACACCGGGATACAAACAACACATGAATTATGCCCGACTTCGTGCTATTGAGAGTAGAAAATGGATTGCACGTAGCGCTAATACCGGCATTAGTTGCTTTATTGACCCCTTCGGAAATATAATTCAACAGCTAAACTGGGATACTGAAGGCACATTAAAACAAACAGTAGCCGCATACACTACAGAAACCTTTTATACAAAATATGGAGACATACTTTCCCAAATAGCAAGCTTTGCAGCTGCGGCATTATTGTTGTACACTATCATTTGGAAGTTTAAAAAAAGGAACTAA
- the ydfG gene encoding NADP-dependent 3-hydroxy acid dehydrogenase YdfG, with protein MKKIVLITGATSGFGEACAYKFASEGYDVIITGRRKERLDKLEKLLSAQYGIRVLPLVLDVRDRKAVETSINTIPKDWQQISILINNAGLAVGRDNFDEASLDDWDIMVDTNLKGLAYVTKSVLPYLLKTENAHIFNIGSISGKEVYAQGNMYCATKHAVVALSEAMRIDLLKYGIKVTAINPGAAQTEFSNVRFKGDADKAAQVYEGIKPLVAADIADIIFYCTTLPAHVCINDLVVTCTQQANSFYSFKTNQ; from the coding sequence ATGAAAAAAATCGTCTTAATAACAGGAGCCACTTCAGGTTTTGGAGAAGCCTGTGCATATAAATTTGCTTCAGAAGGTTATGATGTAATCATAACCGGCCGCAGGAAAGAAAGACTGGATAAATTGGAAAAGCTTTTATCCGCTCAATATGGCATACGCGTGTTGCCATTAGTATTGGATGTACGCGACAGAAAAGCCGTGGAAACAAGCATCAACACCATCCCCAAAGACTGGCAACAAATCAGCATTCTCATTAACAATGCCGGACTCGCTGTCGGTCGTGATAATTTCGATGAAGCTTCTTTGGACGATTGGGATATAATGGTAGATACCAATCTCAAAGGACTGGCCTACGTAACCAAAAGCGTACTACCCTATCTTCTGAAAACAGAAAATGCACATATCTTCAATATCGGCTCCATCTCAGGCAAAGAAGTGTACGCCCAGGGCAATATGTATTGCGCTACTAAACATGCTGTAGTTGCTTTGAGCGAAGCTATGCGTATCGATTTATTAAAATATGGTATAAAAGTTACGGCTATTAATCCGGGAGCAGCACAAACAGAATTTTCCAACGTCAGATTTAAGGGCGATGCGGATAAAGCCGCTCAGGTATACGAAGGCATCAAACCACTAGTTGCAGCAGATATTGCCGACATTATCTTTTATTGCACTACTTTACCGGCACATGTATGTATTAATGATTTGGTGGTCACCTGTACACAACAAGCGAACAGCTTCTATTCATTTAAGACAAATCAATAA
- the gpsA gene encoding Glycerol-3-phosphate dehydrogenase [NAD(P)+], whose product MSELINTFGISTLHGKQYISMSVKFGVIGSGSWGTALVKILTDNGNPISWWVRNPANVQYILQRGHNPHYLTSANLKTDLLAISTDVRQVITTSDIIVIAAPSAYITDILSSLSPEDLKNKKILSAVKGMIPQENILLNTYLEKYFNVPLSDYFAVLGPCHAEEVASEKLSYLTFSGIDTAYTQSIANYFASSAINTVVNNDIFGVQYAAILKNIYALGAGIAHGLDYGDNFLSVYIANSADEMASFLKKFGAQHIVVGEHESDNEGHKSANYAASVYLGDLLVTCYSLHSRNRMFGNMIGKGYSVQAAKLELNMVAEGYNAAKCIYNLNQQVNAEMPIAESIYKILWEQVPPAHGFAAIEKVLI is encoded by the coding sequence TTGTCGGAATTAATAAATACTTTTGGCATTTCTACTTTACATGGCAAGCAATATATATCCATGAGCGTAAAATTTGGGGTAATAGGAAGTGGCAGTTGGGGCACTGCGTTGGTAAAGATTCTTACAGATAATGGCAACCCAATTAGTTGGTGGGTAAGAAATCCGGCGAATGTTCAATATATCCTTCAAAGAGGGCACAATCCTCATTACCTCACATCTGCAAATTTAAAAACGGATTTATTAGCGATCAGCACCGATGTGAGGCAAGTTATAACCACATCCGATATTATTGTCATTGCAGCTCCATCAGCTTATATCACCGATATTCTATCGTCGCTTAGTCCGGAGGACTTGAAAAACAAAAAAATTCTTTCCGCCGTAAAAGGCATGATACCTCAAGAAAACATTTTACTCAACACTTATCTGGAAAAATATTTCAACGTACCATTAAGTGATTATTTTGCAGTACTGGGACCTTGTCACGCCGAAGAAGTAGCCTCAGAAAAATTATCCTATCTCACCTTCTCGGGTATTGACACAGCGTACACACAAAGCATCGCCAATTATTTCGCATCAAGCGCTATTAATACAGTTGTGAATAACGATATTTTCGGCGTACAATATGCAGCTATTCTTAAAAACATTTATGCACTGGGCGCCGGTATTGCACACGGCCTAGATTACGGTGACAACTTCCTAAGTGTATACATTGCCAACAGCGCGGATGAAATGGCCAGCTTTCTCAAAAAATTCGGAGCACAGCATATTGTTGTAGGCGAACATGAATCCGATAATGAAGGGCATAAGTCCGCAAACTATGCGGCCTCTGTATACCTTGGAGATTTATTGGTGACGTGTTATTCGCTCCACAGTCGCAACCGTATGTTTGGTAATATGATTGGGAAAGGCTACTCTGTACAGGCTGCCAAGCTGGAGCTCAACATGGTTGCAGAGGGTTACAATGCAGCCAAATGCATTTACAATCTTAACCAACAAGTCAACGCCGAAATGCCTATTGCTGAAAGCATTTATAAAATTCTATGGGAACAGGTACCGCCCGCTCATGGCTTTGCAGCAATAGAAAAAGTATTGATTTAA
- the hemW gene encoding Heme chaperone HemW has protein sequence MSGIYIHIPFCKQACHYCNFHFATSLLKKDALVGALQQEIILSATTASRVLHTVYFGGGTPSILPIEDIAAILKTITTIYTIDSDAEITLEANPDDITIEKLAGWKEIGINRLSIGIQSFFEEDLQWMNRTHNAEQAKKALELALQYFDNITIDLIYGTPGLTDAKWKYNVEAAIGYGIPHLSCYALTVEPKTPLEKLIRQHKKDDVNPDMQADQFLLLMDWLDAAVYEHYEISNFAKPGCRSRHNSSYWQGKPYIGIGPSAHSFDGKERRWNVANNQKYIDAIQRGELPFEKEVLSPTQKLNEYIMIALRTCEGLDLSRLQKYEKATILKNAQKYLQQHLLSFNENILVLTRKGKLYADGIAADLFLDELYTGRCSE, from the coding sequence ATGAGTGGTATTTATATACATATTCCGTTTTGTAAACAGGCCTGCCATTATTGCAATTTCCATTTTGCAACATCATTGCTTAAGAAAGATGCATTGGTAGGAGCACTGCAGCAGGAAATAATTCTTTCTGCTACCACTGCGTCTCGTGTGCTGCATACGGTTTATTTTGGAGGCGGCACGCCTAGTATATTACCTATAGAAGATATTGCCGCTATTTTGAAAACGATCACCACCATTTATACGATAGATTCAGATGCCGAAATTACACTAGAAGCCAATCCGGATGATATTACTATCGAAAAGTTAGCCGGCTGGAAGGAGATAGGCATCAACCGTCTGAGCATAGGCATACAGTCTTTCTTTGAAGAAGATTTGCAGTGGATGAATCGCACTCATAATGCGGAACAGGCCAAAAAAGCACTAGAGCTGGCTTTGCAATATTTTGATAATATTACCATTGATTTGATATATGGAACGCCGGGACTTACCGATGCGAAGTGGAAGTATAATGTAGAAGCTGCTATTGGTTACGGTATACCGCATTTATCTTGTTATGCACTCACAGTAGAACCTAAAACGCCTTTAGAAAAACTCATACGGCAGCATAAAAAAGATGATGTGAATCCGGATATGCAGGCTGACCAGTTTTTATTACTGATGGATTGGCTGGATGCTGCGGTTTATGAGCATTATGAAATATCCAACTTTGCCAAGCCGGGTTGTAGAAGTCGGCACAACTCTTCGTACTGGCAAGGTAAACCTTATATAGGCATCGGTCCGTCTGCGCATTCTTTCGATGGTAAGGAAAGAAGATGGAATGTTGCTAATAATCAAAAATACATTGACGCCATCCAAAGAGGAGAGTTGCCTTTTGAAAAAGAAGTGCTTTCTCCTACACAAAAACTGAATGAGTACATCATGATTGCTTTAAGAACCTGTGAGGGACTGGATTTAAGTCGTTTGCAGAAGTATGAAAAAGCAACCATACTTAAAAACGCTCAGAAATATTTGCAGCAACATTTGTTGTCTTTTAATGAAAACATCCTAGTGCTTACCCGTAAGGGGAAGTTGTATGCAGACGGTATCGCCGCTGACTTGTTTTTGGATGAGCTATATACGGGACGATGCAGTGAGTGA